The genomic DNA TGCCGTCGGCCGAAATGACCTGGGCGTAGATGTGCTGCGACGAGCGGAACACGCAGAGACGCACGACTTCGAGTTCGTGCATTTTCAGGCGTGCTTTGCGAGCGCGACGCAGTCGAGTAACTTTTTTGTCGGTCATTTGCTATGCCCTACTTCTTCTTGGCTTCTTTACGACGGACGACTTCGTCCGCGTAGCGCACACCTTTGCCTTTGTACGGCTCTGGTGGACGGAAGTCGCGGATCTCGGCGGCCACTTGACCTACCAGCTGCTTGTCGATGCCCTTGATCAGGATATCGGTCTGGCTAGGAGTCTCAGCGGTGATGCCTTCCGGCAGTTCATAATCCACTGGGTGCGAGAAGCCAAGAGCCAGGTTCAGCACTGTGCCTTTTGCTTGCGCTTTATAACCAACACCGACCAGCTGGAGCTTGCGCTCGAAGCCTTGGCTTACGCCTTGGACCATGTTGTTTACCAACGCACGAGTGGTACCAGCCATTGCGCGAGTCTGTTGATCGCCATTGCGAGCAGCGAAACGCAGCTCACCAGCTTCTTCAACGATCTCAACGGACGAATGGATGTTCAGTTGCAGAGTGCCCTTGGCACCCTTCACCGAAAGCTGTTGGCCTGCGAATTTGACTTCGACACCGGCTGGCAGCTTAACGGGGTTCTTAGCGACGCGTGACATGCTTATCCCCCCTTAGAACACAGTGCAAAGAACTTCGCCGCCGACACCGGCAGCGCGCGCAGCACGATCCGTCATCACACCTTTGTTGGTGGAGACGATAGACACACCGAGACCGCCACGAACTTTTGGCAGATCATCGACGGACTTGTACTGACGCAGGCCTGGACGGCTAACGCGCTTCACTTCCTCGATGACCGGACGGCCTTCGAAGTACTTCAGCTCGATGGACAGCAGAGGCTTGATTTCGCTGCTGATCTGATAACCCGCAATGTAACCTTCGTCCTTCAGGACTTTGGCAACAGCTACCTTCAACGTAGAAGATGGCATGCTTACGACGGACTTTTCAGCCATCTGGGCATTACGGATACGAGTTAGCATGTCCGCTAACGGGTCCTGCATACTCATGGGCTAGACGCTCCTAATACACAAAAAATTAGCCTTTCGGCTAGTACGTGTCGCCGAGCGCATCCGTGCAACAAAAACACGGGCTCAGGCGAGCCGGGTATTCTAGACACACCCCACAAATGAATCAAGCCCCAATAGGGGCTTGATTCAAGTTCAAGGTCACCGACGGTCAGGATCTTGCAATCCCGCACGTCGCGACTTTGACAGTGCTTACCAGCTGGCTTTAACCAGACCTGGAACGTCACCACGCATTGCAGCTTGACGCAGCATGTTACGGCCAAGGCCGAACTTGCGGTACACGCCGTGCGGACGACCAGTCAGGCGGCAGCGGTTACGCATGCGCGAGGCGCTTGCGTCACGTGGCTGCTTCTGCAGGGCTACGGTAGCTTCCCAACGCGCTTCTGGACTTGCGTTCAGATCAACGATGATAGCTTTCAGCGCTGCACGCTTGGTGGCGTACTTGGCAACGGTGAGCTGACGCTTCAGCTCACGGTTCTTCATGCTCTTCTTGGCCATTTTCCTACTCCAATCAGTTGCGGAACGGGAATTTGAAAGCGCGCAGCAGTGCGCGACCTTCGTCATCCGTCCGAGCAGTGGTGGTCAGGGTAATGTCCAGACCGCGGAGAGCGTCGATCTTGTCGTAATCGATTTCCGGGAAAATGATCTGCTCTTTAACGCCCATGCTGTAGTTGCCACGACCATCGAAGGACTTGGCATTCAGGCCGCGGAAGTCGCGAACCCGAGGCAGGGAGATCGACAGCAGACGATCCAGGAACTCGTACATACGCTCACGGCGCAGGGTCACTTTGACGCCGATCGGCCAACCTTCACGGACTTTAAAGCCAGCGATGGATTTCCGAGCGTAAGTCACGACGACTTTCTGACCGGTGATCTTTTCCAGGTCAGCAACAGCGTGCTCGATGACTTTTTTGTCACCGATCGCTTCGCCCAGACCCATGTTCAGGGTGATTTTGGTAACGCGCGGAACTTCCATCACGTTCGAAAGCTTAAGTTCTTCCTTAAGTTTCGGTGCGATTTCCTTCCGGTAAATCTCTTTTAGTCGTGCCATGGTCTTCTACCTAGCAGTGTTCAAGCATCAACCGCTTTTTGGGTCGACTTGAAGACACGAATTTTCTTACCGTCTTCTACTTTGAAACCAACGCGGTCAGCCTTGTTGGTTTCGCCGTTGAAGATGGCGACGTTGGAAGCGTGCAGTGGCGCTTCTTTCTCGACGATACCGCCCTGTACGCCCGACATCGGGTTAGGCTTGGTATGACGCTTGACCAGGTTCAGACCACCAACAACCAGACGGTTGTCAGCAAGAACCTTCAGCACCTTACCGCGCTTACCTTTGTCTTTGCCGGCGATCACGATGATCTCGTCGTCACGACGAATCTTTTGCATGTCGGATCTCCTTACAGCACTTCTGGGGCGAGCGAGACGATCTTCATGAACTTCTCAGTACGAAGTTCACGGGTCACTGGCCCAAAGATACGGGTGCCGATCGGCTCTTGCTTGTTGTTCAACAGAACAGCAGCGTTGCCATCAAAGCGGATGATGGAGCCGTCAGCACGACGAACGCCATGGCGGGTGCGGACTACAACAGCAGTCATCACTTGGCCTTTTTTCACCTTACCGCGAGGAATTGCTTCCTTGACGGTAACTTTGATGATGTCACCGATACCAGCGTAACGACGATGGGAGCCACCCAGCACCTTGATGCACATAACACGGCGAGCGCCGCTGTTATCGGCCACATCGAGCATGGATTGAGTCTGAATCATATAATTTCTCCGACCCCTAGCCCTTAGACTTCCACAGCGCGTTCGAGAACATCAACCAGCGCCCAAGACTTGGTCTTGGCCATCGGACGAGTTTCACGAATAGTGACTTTGTCGCCGATGTGGCACTGATTGGTTTCGTCGTGCGCGTGCAGCTTAGTCGAACGCTTAACGTATTTACCGTAGATCGGGTGCTTAACGCGACGCTCGATCAGAACGGTGATGGTTTTGTCCATCTTGTCGCTGACAACACGGCCAGTCAGCGTACGGACAGTTTTTTCGGCTTCAGCCATGATTACTTACCTGCCTGCTGGTTGAGCACAGTTTTCACGCGAGCGATGTCACGCTTAACTTGCGAGAGCAGATGAGACTGCCCCAACTGGCCAGTTGCTTTCTGCATACGCAGATTGAACTGGTCGCGCAGCAGGCCGAGCAGTTGCTCGTTCAGCTGCTGTGCTGATTTTTCACGAAGTTCATTCGCTTTCATCACATCACCGTCCGTTTAACAAAGGAGGTGGCGAGCGGCAGCTTTGCAGCAGCCAGGGCGAAAGCCTCACGCGCCAGCTCTTCAGAAACACCCTCGATTTCATACAGGACTTTGCCTGGCTGAATCTGGGCAACCCAGTACTCCACGTTACCCTTACCTTTACCCATCCGAACTTCGAGTGGCTTCTTGGTGACAGGCTTGTCCGGGAATACACGGATCCAGATCTTGCCGCCACGTTTTACGTGACGGGTCAGAGCACGACGCGCTGACTCGATCTGACGAGCGGTGAGACGACCACGAGCA from Pseudomonas beijingensis includes the following:
- the rplF gene encoding 50S ribosomal protein L6 — translated: MSRVAKNPVKLPAGVEVKFAGQQLSVKGAKGTLQLNIHSSVEIVEEAGELRFAARNGDQQTRAMAGTTRALVNNMVQGVSQGFERKLQLVGVGYKAQAKGTVLNLALGFSHPVDYELPEGITAETPSQTDILIKGIDKQLVGQVAAEIRDFRPPEPYKGKGVRYADEVVRRKEAKKK
- the rpsH gene encoding 30S ribosomal protein S8, with the protein product MSMQDPLADMLTRIRNAQMAEKSVVSMPSSTLKVAVAKVLKDEGYIAGYQISSEIKPLLSIELKYFEGRPVIEEVKRVSRPGLRQYKSVDDLPKVRGGLGVSIVSTNKGVMTDRAARAAGVGGEVLCTVF
- the rpsN gene encoding 30S ribosomal protein S14, whose protein sequence is MAKKSMKNRELKRQLTVAKYATKRAALKAIIVDLNASPEARWEATVALQKQPRDASASRMRNRCRLTGRPHGVYRKFGLGRNMLRQAAMRGDVPGLVKASW
- the rplE gene encoding 50S ribosomal protein L5, which encodes MARLKEIYRKEIAPKLKEELKLSNVMEVPRVTKITLNMGLGEAIGDKKVIEHAVADLEKITGQKVVVTYARKSIAGFKVREGWPIGVKVTLRRERMYEFLDRLLSISLPRVRDFRGLNAKSFDGRGNYSMGVKEQIIFPEIDYDKIDALRGLDITLTTTARTDDEGRALLRAFKFPFRN
- the rplX gene encoding 50S ribosomal protein L24 codes for the protein MQKIRRDDEIIVIAGKDKGKRGKVLKVLADNRLVVGGLNLVKRHTKPNPMSGVQGGIVEKEAPLHASNVAIFNGETNKADRVGFKVEDGKKIRVFKSTQKAVDA
- the rplN gene encoding 50S ribosomal protein L14; its protein translation is MIQTQSMLDVADNSGARRVMCIKVLGGSHRRYAGIGDIIKVTVKEAIPRGKVKKGQVMTAVVVRTRHGVRRADGSIIRFDGNAAVLLNNKQEPIGTRIFGPVTRELRTEKFMKIVSLAPEVL
- the rpsQ gene encoding 30S ribosomal protein S17 is translated as MAEAEKTVRTLTGRVVSDKMDKTITVLIERRVKHPIYGKYVKRSTKLHAHDETNQCHIGDKVTIRETRPMAKTKSWALVDVLERAVEV
- the rpmC gene encoding 50S ribosomal protein L29, giving the protein MKANELREKSAQQLNEQLLGLLRDQFNLRMQKATGQLGQSHLLSQVKRDIARVKTVLNQQAGK
- the rplP gene encoding 50S ribosomal protein L16, whose amino-acid sequence is MLQPKRTKFRKQMTGHNRGLALRGSKVSFGEFALKSVARGRLTARQIESARRALTRHVKRGGKIWIRVFPDKPVTKKPLEVRMGKGKGNVEYWVAQIQPGKVLYEIEGVSEELAREAFALAAAKLPLATSFVKRTVM